The genome window AGGAGCTTCACCCCGTCCTTCACGAGGGAGAAGCGCTCCGGTATGTCGTCGACGCGGGGATTCAGCTGGAAAAAGGCACCATACTGGCCCTTTTTCGAGCCCGTCCGCTCGGCAATGAACTCCTCCATCGCGGCAAGGGGTCTTACATCCCTGAGGCTCTCCTCATCGATGCCGATCGCGCTCGCCAGGTTCGAATCCGGGTCCGCGTCGATGGCGATCACCTTCTTGCCCCTGTCACCGAGGATCCGCGCCATGACCCCTGCGACGGTCGTCTTCCCCGCACCGCCCTTTCCTGAAACAGCTATCTTCATCGTTTCCTTTCGTGAAAAACTATCATCCTTTGCGAAGCGTTGTCAACGTTGAGTGAACAAACAAGGGGGCGGACCTCACAGCGCGCTGTCCGCGCCGCCGGACACCAGTTCCACCAGGAGTTCCTTTTCCTCAGGGGTCGCGATGATGATAAGACTCATCTCCTTCTCGCAGACGGTGTCCGGATAAGGGTTATAGACCCATTCTCCGCTCGGTTTCCTGGCCGAGATGAGCATGATGTTGCCGATCGTCCTGAAATCGATGTCCTTTACCGGCTTGCCCACAAAGGGTGAGTGAGCGGGAACGTGCACCTCTTCCACCCGCATCGGGGAATACTTGTCGCGGAGCATCATGTCGAGGAAAGAGGTCACATGGGGCCGTATCATCTCGGACGCCATCCTGAGGCCTCCGATGAAATTGAGGGCCACAACCGAGTCTGCTCCGGCCCTCCTGAGCTTGTCTATGTTCTTCGTGTCGTTGCACCGGGAAACGATCCTCAGGGAAGGGTTGAGCTGGCGGGCCGTTAGAGAGATGACGATGTTGTCGTTGTCGGAATCCGTCGTGGCGTACAGGCCCTTCGCGTGCTCTATCATCGCCTTCCAGAGTATCTCGTTCTCCGTCGCGTCCCCGACCACAAGGTCGGCCTCTATGTTGTTCGCCTTGAAGACGTCGAGCTTCGTCTCATCGTGGTCGATGGCAATGAAGGGCCTCTTGGTGAGGTACATCTCATGCACCAC of Syntrophorhabdus sp. contains these proteins:
- a CDS encoding potassium channel protein, which codes for MPLKIIPKKLRNIIIIIIAVIMIGTLGFKMIGGSERSVLDALYMTAITLTTVGYGDVIGLDNKPLGKLFTIIYVFIGAGTIAYLFTTLAAYIIEGELRRVFRRRKMEKRIAKMKDHYIVCGIGMVGLYVVHEMYLTKRPFIAIDHDETKLDVFKANNIEADLVVGDATENEILWKAMIEHAKGLYATTDSDNDNIVISLTARQLNPSLRIVSRCNDTKNIDKLRRAGADSVVALNFIGGLRMASEMIRPHVTSFLDMMLRDKYSPMRVEEVHVPAHSPFVGKPVKDIDFRTIGNIMLISARKPSGEWVYNPYPDTVCEKEMSLIIIATPEEKELLVELVSGGADSAL